One segment of Corynebacterium caspium DSM 44850 DNA contains the following:
- the murD gene encoding UDP-N-acetylmuramoyl-L-alanine--D-glutamate ligase, translating to MNAPSWNFPKSNLAEEYILITGAGVTGRSTALILSALGAQVALCDDRVDIAQEVAQVAVIKNYPGKISALSVSAATAQLAEFSGVVCSPGWRPDTPVLLAASSQGLEVIGDVELAWRLDRMGQFGAPRKWVAITGTNGKTTTTAMVEKILQAGNLKAQAVGNIGTPILEVLSQENRVDILVAELSSFQLHWCADFIPDAGVLLNLAEDHLDWHGSMAAYADAKAKVLRGEIAVVDPTDELVGVYSAPIIAKYAPTVLAFSNSTVNKFDSSGVGTARGVNNLAAEQLSVTLKNPETGFLTYKPILDTTAIHPAGPAGISDAAAAAVIGYFFAKLEPAIIAQALANFQVAAHRGQVVHQDSGISWVDNSKATNPHAAAEALAGYNSVIWIAGGQLKGAQLGELLAKQGQRLKAVAVLGVDREAVLDAIKTAQSRGEVAGNISLHSIDTTDPELAMQEAVIFSQQQAQPGDTVLLAPAAASLDMYSGMGQRGDLFAKYARLSSSK from the coding sequence ATGAATGCTCCTAGCTGGAATTTTCCGAAATCAAATTTAGCTGAAGAATATATTCTGATAACCGGTGCGGGAGTCACCGGCCGTAGCACTGCCTTAATTTTGAGTGCTTTAGGAGCCCAGGTCGCGCTTTGCGATGATCGCGTTGATATCGCCCAGGAAGTGGCCCAAGTTGCCGTTATAAAAAACTATCCTGGGAAAATCTCTGCCCTTAGTGTTTCCGCAGCTACCGCACAATTAGCTGAATTTAGCGGGGTAGTTTGTTCTCCAGGTTGGCGTCCAGATACTCCGGTTTTATTAGCGGCTAGCAGCCAGGGCTTGGAAGTTATCGGTGATGTCGAGCTGGCATGGCGCTTAGATAGAATGGGACAATTTGGGGCGCCCCGCAAATGGGTGGCGATAACTGGTACCAACGGTAAAACCACCACCACTGCTATGGTGGAAAAAATTTTGCAGGCCGGAAACCTAAAAGCCCAGGCAGTTGGTAATATTGGCACCCCGATATTAGAAGTGCTAAGCCAAGAAAATCGGGTAGATATTTTGGTAGCAGAGCTTTCTAGCTTCCAACTTCATTGGTGTGCAGACTTTATTCCCGATGCCGGGGTCTTATTAAATTTGGCTGAAGATCACCTTGATTGGCATGGGAGCATGGCTGCTTATGCTGACGCTAAGGCGAAAGTTTTACGCGGTGAAATAGCAGTTGTTGATCCCACTGATGAACTTGTCGGTGTATATAGCGCCCCAATTATTGCTAAATATGCACCCACTGTGTTGGCTTTTTCTAATTCCACCGTAAATAAATTCGATAGCAGTGGGGTAGGAACTGCTCGCGGTGTTAATAATCTTGCTGCAGAACAGCTAAGTGTTACTCTTAAAAACCCTGAAACTGGGTTCCTAACTTATAAACCCATCTTGGATACCACCGCTATACACCCAGCAGGGCCTGCAGGTATAAGCGATGCGGCCGCAGCAGCAGTGATAGGTTATTTCTTCGCCAAACTAGAGCCGGCCATAATTGCGCAAGCTTTAGCCAATTTTCAAGTAGCTGCGCATCGGGGCCAAGTTGTGCACCAAGACAGTGGAATTTCCTGGGTAGATAATTCCAAAGCTACTAATCCCCATGCCGCTGCGGAAGCCTTAGCTGGATATAACTCAGTTATTTGGATCGCAGGAGGTCAGCTTAAAGGTGCGCAGTTGGGAGAACTTCTAGCTAAACAGGGTCAGCGTCTAAAAGCTGTGGCAGTTTTAGGGGTAGATAGAGAAGCCGTATTGGACGCTATTAAAACCGCCCAAAGCCGCGGGGAAGTAGCTGGCAATATTTCTCTACACAGCATCGATACCACTGATCCTGAACTAGCGATGCAAGAAGCCGTGATATTTTCGCAGCAACAAGCACAGCCAGGAGATACGGTGCTGCTAGCCCCAGCGGCTGCTTCACTGGATATGTATAGCGGGATGGGCCAACGAGGAGACCTCTTCGCGAAATACGCCCGGCTCAGCAGTTCCAAGTAG
- the mraY gene encoding phospho-N-acetylmuramoyl-pentapeptide-transferase codes for MTNIIIAGTLSFLVVIFLTPVLIKRFSAEGLGQEIREDGPQSHLRKRGTPTMGGIAILLGIVFGYFGSAGYAIMTKTGGVTATGLLVLGLTVGLGFLGFLDDAIKLFRNRNLGLNKTAKLVGQLVIAVAFATAILLFPDRNGVTPGSTHLSFIRDIATLDLTFGKKWGYILFGVFIILLIAAWSNAVNLTDGLDGLAAGSTAMVMGVYTLITFWQYRYSCYNTVDPSCYVVRDPLDLSILAAAGLGACIGFLWWNAAPAKIFMGDTGSLALGGLVAGLSVASRTELLMVIVGALFVIEALSVIIQVIVFRSTGRRFFRMAPIHHHFENAGWAETTVTIRFWLIAALTAALGLAVFYGDWLSHVDIQVGR; via the coding sequence GTGACCAACATCATTATCGCAGGGACGCTGAGTTTCCTCGTTGTTATTTTTCTAACCCCAGTCCTTATTAAAAGGTTTTCTGCTGAAGGCCTAGGCCAAGAGATCCGAGAGGATGGTCCGCAGTCTCACCTGCGCAAACGCGGTACCCCTACGATGGGTGGCATTGCCATTTTATTAGGTATTGTGTTTGGTTATTTTGGCTCGGCTGGATACGCAATTATGACTAAAACCGGCGGCGTTACAGCCACTGGGCTGCTAGTTCTAGGGCTAACTGTGGGTCTAGGTTTTTTGGGATTCCTAGATGACGCCATAAAACTATTCCGGAATCGTAATCTGGGTCTTAATAAAACTGCCAAATTGGTGGGGCAGTTAGTTATTGCAGTGGCTTTTGCGACAGCTATTTTGCTCTTTCCGGATAGAAACGGCGTAACTCCCGGATCAACCCATCTTTCTTTTATCCGCGATATCGCAACACTTGACCTCACCTTTGGGAAAAAATGGGGCTATATCCTCTTTGGTGTTTTCATCATTCTACTGATTGCAGCCTGGTCAAATGCGGTAAATCTAACTGATGGTCTTGACGGTTTAGCTGCTGGTTCCACGGCCATGGTGATGGGTGTATATACCTTGATTACTTTCTGGCAATACCGCTATTCCTGCTACAACACGGTGGACCCATCATGTTATGTAGTGCGCGATCCATTGGATCTTTCCATCTTGGCGGCAGCCGGTTTAGGGGCATGTATTGGTTTCTTGTGGTGGAATGCTGCACCGGCCAAAATTTTTATGGGCGATACAGGATCTCTAGCACTCGGTGGATTAGTGGCCGGACTGTCAGTTGCTTCGCGTACTGAACTATTGATGGTCATCGTGGGTGCATTATTTGTAATCGAAGCTCTTTCGGTGATTATCCAAGTAATCGTATTTCGCAGCACGGGGCGCCGTTTCTTCCGAATGGCACCAATACATCATCATTTTGAAAATGCCGGTTGGGCAGAAACCACTGTCACCATTAGATTCTGGCTAATAGCTGCCCTCACCGCAGCTTTAGGTTTAGCAGTTTTTTATGGTGATTGGCTTAGTCATGTAGATATCCAAGTAGGCCGCTAA
- the murG gene encoding undecaprenyldiphospho-muramoylpentapeptide beta-N-acetylglucosaminyltransferase, whose product MAAPSYSVVVAGGGTAGHIEPALAVADAMQSRGDIRITALGTAKGLETQLVPERGYDLRLIDPVPVPRKFSIDLFKLPFRVAKAVNQTRKILREVEADALIGFGGYVSAPAYLAARALRIPFYVHEANAKAGMANKLGIRLGATGFNAVADSGIPGKVVGVPIRAGMQGQNAAADRKRGLEKWNLQADKPILLVTGGSQGAQSINTAITGALRPLLDAGFQILHAYGAKNAAPAALEGYIPVPFIKDMAAAYAVADFIICRSGAMTVAEVTAAGIPALYIPLPHGNGEQGLNAASAVAAGAALLISDEALSATLLIDTVCDIFENPAQYEQMKKAVAKAQDNKAATVIASQIINDIKAASHD is encoded by the coding sequence ATGGCTGCCCCTTCTTATTCCGTCGTTGTTGCTGGTGGTGGCACCGCAGGACATATTGAACCGGCTTTGGCTGTAGCAGATGCGATGCAAAGCCGCGGCGATATTCGGATAACTGCTTTAGGTACTGCTAAGGGTTTGGAAACGCAGCTAGTTCCTGAGCGGGGATATGATTTGCGCCTAATTGATCCCGTACCGGTACCGCGTAAATTCAGTATTGATCTTTTCAAATTGCCTTTTCGTGTAGCTAAGGCCGTTAATCAAACCCGGAAAATTTTGCGTGAAGTAGAAGCAGATGCCTTAATAGGGTTTGGGGGATATGTTTCAGCTCCGGCTTATTTGGCGGCGCGGGCCTTGCGCATCCCTTTTTATGTGCATGAAGCGAATGCCAAAGCCGGAATGGCTAATAAACTTGGTATTCGCTTGGGCGCTACCGGATTTAATGCAGTTGCAGATTCCGGTATTCCAGGAAAAGTAGTAGGGGTGCCGATCCGTGCTGGCATGCAGGGACAAAATGCGGCGGCGGATCGAAAACGCGGTTTAGAAAAATGGAATTTGCAGGCAGATAAGCCAATTCTTTTGGTGACCGGAGGATCGCAAGGCGCCCAAAGCATCAATACTGCGATTACTGGTGCGTTGCGACCACTTCTTGATGCCGGTTTTCAGATTTTGCACGCCTATGGTGCTAAAAATGCAGCGCCGGCTGCTTTAGAAGGTTATATTCCAGTACCGTTTATTAAAGATATGGCCGCAGCTTATGCAGTGGCAGATTTTATAATTTGTCGTAGTGGAGCTATGACGGTAGCCGAGGTGACTGCGGCAGGAATTCCGGCACTTTATATTCCATTACCTCACGGCAATGGGGAACAAGGCTTAAATGCTGCTAGTGCAGTAGCTGCCGGTGCTGCTTTATTGATTAGCGATGAAGCGCTAAGCGCTACTCTTTTAATTGATACTGTATGCGATATTTTTGAAAATCCAGCCCAGTATGAGCAAATGAAAAAAGCTGTGGCTAAGGCTCAGGACAATAAGGCAGCCACGGTAATTGCTAGCCAGATAATAAATGATATTAAGGCAGCTTCACATGATTGA
- a CDS encoding cell division protein FtsQ/DivIB: protein MAKRLNFKEFKWLKLKWIATGLAAILALSGITGAIFWFYPVLKVQHIEVQGTNHLTVEEVATASGIQLAENLLRVDTKAVAINVVKLPWVRVASVSYDLPNTVNITIEERTPMLFSRNSDGDQLIDTDGEIFVIGEPPAGAIEAVGSAVREPAMMARLVNVLNQIPLEPRSAIASVSINNGEDITFNLHDGRTVYWGSDDNNFDKAKAFSVVLGREGAHWNISNPTLVTVR, encoded by the coding sequence ATGGCAAAACGGCTTAATTTTAAAGAATTTAAATGGCTAAAATTGAAATGGATTGCCACAGGTTTAGCTGCAATTTTGGCTCTTAGTGGAATTACTGGTGCAATTTTCTGGTTCTACCCGGTTTTAAAAGTTCAACATATTGAAGTGCAGGGAACCAACCATTTAACGGTGGAAGAAGTGGCCACTGCTAGCGGTATTCAGCTAGCAGAAAACCTCTTGCGAGTAGATACCAAGGCCGTGGCGATTAATGTCGTAAAGCTGCCGTGGGTGCGAGTAGCTTCTGTTTCTTATGACTTGCCAAATACCGTAAATATCACGATAGAAGAGCGCACCCCGATGCTTTTTAGTCGTAATTCCGATGGGGATCAACTCATTGACACAGATGGGGAAATATTTGTAATTGGGGAGCCTCCAGCAGGGGCAATAGAGGCTGTGGGCAGCGCTGTTAGGGAACCGGCGATGATGGCGCGTTTAGTAAATGTGCTCAATCAGATCCCGTTGGAACCTCGTTCTGCCATAGCTTCTGTGTCGATAAATAACGGGGAGGATATCACTTTTAACCTCCACGATGGGCGCACCGTTTATTGGGGTTCAGACGATAATAATTTTGATAAGGCGAAAGCTTTTTCAGTGGTTTTAGGACGTGAGGGTGCGCACTGGAATATTTCTAATCCCACCCTGGTAACCGTGCGTTAA
- a CDS encoding FtsW/RodA/SpoVE family cell cycle protein gives MTTPVKKPSRATSARGNRPASASNSHPKTAGQNRLAAAIRRSSAWLDSQPGIDYLMIRILVFTLTGIGVVMVMSSSMTWSIIDGSTVWGAASRQAIMVGAGLVMFWFCLKITPQAIRQSAGIALVVAYLLLILVLIPGIGTGREEVGSQSWINLGFFTLQPSEVSKFGIAIFGAHYLANRIHHHRNINSRFVKFTGIAAVGLALILAEGDLGMAVSFMIVVVSCLYFAGVHRKWIIGMATISVLGMVGLILRGGFRSDRFHVYFDALLGHFEDTRGVAFQSYQGFLSLADGSISGVGLGQSRAKWFYLPEAHNDFIFAIIGEELGLWGGALVIGLFTALAFFGFRTARRAQDQFQSLLAATITAMVCAQAFVNIGYVVGLLPVTGIQLPMISAGGTSAIITLSAMGVLANIARHEPEAISATQSYGRPLFDRMLFIAEPKAAAQPLTISGGVRANGRRASREAFLTPAYDDSYDAARTVIPNRLGYGVRTEVSVGRNSDSEARNFASSNSPSRRSTNARRAEREARFGRPLTERGNEWHREAPAEYRVPTRPHYHESAPSYRPVSHRNGDY, from the coding sequence GTGACTACACCCGTGAAAAAACCCTCAAGGGCCACGTCAGCGCGTGGCAACCGGCCTGCATCCGCTAGCAATTCGCATCCTAAAACAGCTGGTCAAAACCGACTTGCTGCAGCCATCCGGCGCAGCTCCGCTTGGCTAGACTCCCAACCCGGAATCGATTATTTAATGATTCGCATCCTGGTGTTCACCCTCACTGGTATCGGGGTGGTGATGGTCATGTCTAGCTCCATGACCTGGTCCATTATTGATGGCTCCACTGTATGGGGGGCTGCTAGTCGTCAGGCAATCATGGTTGGTGCCGGACTAGTTATGTTCTGGTTCTGTTTGAAAATTACTCCCCAAGCGATTCGGCAATCTGCAGGAATTGCGCTGGTAGTAGCCTATCTTTTGCTTATTTTGGTGCTGATACCCGGCATTGGTACCGGTCGCGAAGAAGTTGGTTCGCAGTCTTGGATTAACCTCGGGTTTTTTACTCTGCAGCCTTCGGAAGTTTCTAAATTTGGCATCGCAATTTTCGGTGCCCACTATTTAGCTAACCGGATTCACCACCACCGCAATATTAATTCCCGCTTTGTGAAATTCACCGGTATTGCCGCTGTAGGCTTGGCCTTGATTTTGGCCGAAGGCGATCTAGGGATGGCAGTATCCTTTATGATTGTGGTGGTCTCTTGCCTGTACTTTGCCGGGGTACACCGGAAATGGATTATTGGCATGGCCACAATTTCCGTGCTGGGTATGGTGGGTCTGATTCTGCGTGGCGGATTCCGCTCTGATCGTTTCCATGTTTATTTCGATGCCCTGCTAGGACATTTTGAGGACACTCGGGGCGTAGCTTTTCAGTCTTACCAAGGTTTTCTCTCCCTTGCAGATGGCTCTATAAGTGGCGTAGGCCTGGGACAGTCACGGGCAAAATGGTTCTATTTACCAGAAGCCCATAATGACTTTATTTTTGCCATCATTGGCGAAGAGCTCGGACTATGGGGTGGTGCTTTAGTTATCGGCTTATTTACGGCTTTAGCTTTCTTTGGTTTCCGCACTGCCCGCCGCGCCCAAGATCAGTTCCAATCGTTGCTCGCCGCAACTATTACCGCAATGGTTTGTGCTCAAGCTTTTGTAAATATCGGTTATGTAGTGGGATTGCTGCCCGTAACTGGTATTCAGCTTCCGATGATTTCCGCCGGTGGCACCTCTGCCATCATTACCCTATCTGCGATGGGAGTACTGGCTAATATTGCGCGCCATGAGCCAGAAGCAATTAGTGCTACCCAATCTTATGGTCGCCCCTTATTTGATCGGATGCTATTCATCGCCGAACCTAAAGCAGCGGCACAACCTCTAACTATTAGTGGTGGCGTGCGCGCCAATGGCCGTCGGGCTAGCCGGGAGGCTTTCTTAACCCCAGCCTATGATGATTCTTATGATGCAGCACGCACTGTTATCCCTAATCGCCTAGGTTACGGAGTGCGTACCGAGGTTTCTGTGGGCAGAAATTCCGATTCTGAAGCCCGAAATTTTGCCTCCTCAAATAGCCCAAGTAGGCGGTCAACCAATGCTCGACGCGCTGAAAGAGAAGCCCGCTTTGGCCGGCCCTTAACAGAACGCGGTAATGAGTGGCATCGGGAAGCTCCGGCTGAATATCGGGTTCCGACGCGGCCGCACTACCATGAATCCGCACCCTCATATAGGCCTGTTTCTCACCGAAATGGAGATTATTAA
- the murC gene encoding UDP-N-acetylmuramate--L-alanine ligase, with amino-acid sequence MIDISRVHMIGIGGAGMSGLAHILLERGSVVSGSDRADSAVIAGLRSAGAYIATTHNAANLSLSGEFPTAVVTSFAAIPKDNPELVAAHEHNIPVLRRSDLLAELMRTKKEILVAGTHGKTSTTSLLVAAMVHAELNPSFAIGGQLTGTGQGAHNGSGAYFIAEADESDGSFLSYHPEIAIITTVEPDHLDFFHTAAAYLQVFKDFIGLLAKPNELTTAGQAQTAGTLIACTNDSGAAQLAKYAHIQGHQVLLYGTAPACAELPEIPAGAVISKITPGAKGSLVQANIYGTEIEFEVSLPGEHMALNAVAAVLAGHLAGGEIPKLAAGISAFGGVRRRFDIRGVIPANNPHFAGLTVVDDYAHHPTEVAAVIGAAKETVMAQKAGGRVIVAFQPHLYSRTQQFAAEFAAALAAADIVISLDIYGAREKPVAGVDAGTIGNLINNYDAGTQVILEADLMQVPAHIKELAGPHDLVITMGAGSITTQAGAILAALEPAEED; translated from the coding sequence ATGATTGATATTTCTCGGGTCCACATGATTGGTATTGGTGGGGCAGGAATGAGCGGATTAGCTCATATCTTGCTTGAAAGAGGTAGCGTAGTTAGTGGTTCAGACCGCGCTGATTCCGCAGTCATCGCAGGTTTACGCAGCGCTGGCGCATATATTGCTACCACCCATAATGCTGCTAATTTATCTTTAAGTGGAGAATTTCCCACTGCTGTGGTTACTTCTTTTGCAGCTATTCCAAAAGATAATCCAGAGTTAGTGGCAGCTCATGAGCATAATATTCCGGTATTAAGGCGTTCAGATTTATTAGCCGAACTTATGCGCACCAAAAAAGAGATTTTGGTAGCTGGAACTCATGGCAAAACTTCTACTACTTCTTTATTAGTAGCAGCTATGGTGCATGCAGAATTAAATCCAAGTTTTGCAATAGGTGGACAACTCACCGGCACTGGCCAAGGTGCACATAATGGCAGTGGCGCATATTTTATTGCCGAAGCAGATGAATCAGATGGTTCTTTCTTAAGTTATCATCCAGAAATTGCCATTATTACCACGGTGGAACCAGACCACCTAGATTTTTTCCACACCGCTGCCGCTTATTTGCAGGTATTTAAAGATTTTATTGGGCTATTAGCTAAGCCAAATGAATTAACGACAGCTGGCCAAGCGCAAACTGCAGGCACTTTAATTGCTTGTACTAATGATTCTGGCGCCGCGCAACTAGCAAAATATGCACATATCCAAGGCCACCAAGTATTGCTCTATGGTACTGCGCCAGCTTGTGCGGAGTTGCCAGAGATACCTGCCGGCGCAGTGATTTCCAAAATAACCCCAGGAGCTAAAGGTTCCCTAGTACAAGCCAATATTTACGGCACAGAAATCGAGTTTGAGGTTTCTTTACCAGGTGAACATATGGCTTTAAATGCGGTGGCTGCGGTGCTGGCTGGGCATCTTGCCGGGGGAGAAATACCCAAATTAGCGGCAGGGATCTCAGCTTTTGGCGGCGTGCGGCGCCGTTTTGATATCCGAGGGGTGATACCGGCAAATAATCCGCATTTTGCAGGCCTTACCGTAGTAGATGACTATGCTCATCATCCCACCGAAGTAGCGGCAGTTATCGGGGCTGCCAAAGAAACAGTGATGGCTCAAAAAGCTGGCGGGCGCGTGATCGTGGCCTTCCAACCACATCTGTATTCGCGCACGCAACAATTTGCCGCGGAATTTGCGGCTGCCCTTGCCGCTGCAGATATCGTAATTTCCTTAGATATTTATGGGGCCCGGGAAAAACCGGTGGCCGGAGTAGATGCCGGGACCATTGGAAATTTGATCAATAATTACGATGCGGGGACACAAGTAATTTTGGAAGCAGATCTTATGCAGGTGCCTGCTCATATTAAAGAATTAGCAGGCCCGCATGACTTGGTAATCACCATGGGTGCTGGTTCCATAACTACCCAAGCCGGCGCAATTTTGGCCGCACTTGAGCCTGCGGAAGAAGACTAA
- the pgeF gene encoding peptidoglycan editing factor PgeF, with amino-acid sequence MSPAPISSQKAQHPVRRVITNRRGGVSAAPYASFNLAHHVGDDPAAVTANRVRLAASLELEPQQIIWMEQLHTNNVSIVNAEYVAQNPDTPVAQTDALITTTPGLALGVLVADCVPVLLADETAGVIAAVHAGRMGARNGIVRKTVNKMVELGACPADISVLLGPAAGGESYEVPQAMAADVEKHLPGSMVKTSTGKTGLDLRQGILAQLLSLGVSSFAADPRDTISDKDFFSYRREGKTGRQAGIIWMNS; translated from the coding sequence ATGTCGCCTGCACCTATTTCTTCTCAAAAAGCTCAGCACCCCGTCCGCCGGGTAATCACTAATCGGCGCGGCGGGGTTTCCGCTGCCCCTTATGCTTCCTTTAATCTTGCCCATCATGTGGGTGATGATCCCGCTGCCGTAACGGCCAATCGAGTCCGCCTAGCAGCTTCTTTGGAGCTAGAACCACAGCAAATAATCTGGATGGAACAGCTGCACACCAATAATGTGAGCATCGTAAATGCCGAATATGTGGCCCAAAATCCAGATACTCCCGTTGCCCAAACTGATGCCTTGATTACCACCACTCCTGGTCTGGCACTAGGGGTATTGGTGGCTGATTGTGTCCCAGTGCTTTTAGCTGATGAAACTGCCGGAGTTATTGCGGCAGTGCATGCTGGACGCATGGGTGCACGTAATGGGATTGTGCGCAAGACCGTCAATAAAATGGTGGAGCTAGGGGCCTGCCCAGCTGATATTTCGGTCTTATTAGGGCCGGCCGCGGGAGGTGAAAGCTATGAAGTTCCTCAGGCTATGGCAGCCGACGTAGAAAAACATCTACCTGGAAGCATGGTGAAAACTTCTACTGGAAAAACTGGATTGGATTTACGGCAGGGAATTTTAGCCCAGCTCCTAAGCTTGGGAGTGTCTTCTTTTGCAGCTGATCCTCGCGATACCATTAGTGATAAAGACTTCTTCTCTTATCGCAGAGAGGGAAAAACTGGACGCCAAGCTGGCATTATTTGGATGAATAGCTAG
- a CDS encoding YggS family pyridoxal phosphate-dependent enzyme: MCAHREQRKEILRENLARVAARIHAAAIACGRQPEEITLLPVTKFHPAADLMLLQELGINAVGENREQEARDKATQVPAMAIHMIGQLQSKKTNAVARWAAAVHSVESLRLVEGLDRGMDLALERGDRDYLPEKVRHKLGCYIQVSADGDPRRGGLTVAELPSVVEAMLAAKHLELLGLMTVPPLDALPATVFESVFAEVDKLSAQLGRPLGFSAGMTGDLEIAIAAGSTLVRVGTDIMVKRPLA; this comes from the coding sequence ATGTGTGCGCACCGTGAGCAGCGGAAAGAAATACTGCGCGAAAACCTAGCGCGCGTAGCGGCCCGTATTCATGCGGCAGCAATTGCTTGCGGACGCCAACCGGAGGAAATTACACTGCTTCCGGTAACTAAATTTCATCCAGCCGCAGATTTAATGTTATTACAAGAACTCGGGATAAATGCGGTGGGGGAGAATCGGGAGCAAGAAGCCCGAGATAAAGCCACCCAGGTGCCAGCGATGGCCATCCATATGATCGGCCAATTGCAATCTAAGAAAACCAATGCGGTTGCTAGATGGGCTGCTGCCGTGCACTCAGTGGAATCTCTTCGGCTAGTAGAAGGCTTAGATCGTGGCATGGATTTAGCCTTAGAACGCGGGGATCGCGACTATCTACCCGAGAAGGTGCGCCATAAATTGGGTTGCTACATCCAAGTTAGTGCTGATGGCGATCCGCGCCGGGGTGGATTAACTGTGGCCGAGCTTCCTTCAGTGGTGGAGGCCATGCTAGCTGCGAAGCACTTGGAGCTACTGGGTTTAATGACGGTGCCGCCACTTGATGCGCTGCCTGCGACAGTTTTTGAGTCCGTATTTGCAGAGGTAGATAAGCTTTCTGCACAGTTGGGCCGACCACTTGGTTTTTCTGCCGGTATGACCGGAGATTTAGAAATAGCAATTGCAGCTGGTTCAACCTTGGTGCGTGTCGGAACCGATATTATGGTTAAACGGCCGCTAGCCTAA
- the ftsZ gene encoding cell division protein FtsZ, with protein sequence MTSPNNYLAVIKVVGVGGGGVNAVNRMIEEGLKGVEFIAVNTDSQALMFSDADVKLDIGREATRGLGAGANPEVGRASAEDHKAEIEESLKGADMVFVTAGEGGGTGTGAAPVVAGIAKKMGALTIGVVTRPFKFEGKRRTENAMEGIEQLREVCDTVIVIPNDRLLQLGDSSLSMMEAFRAADEVLHNGVQGITDLITTPGVINVDFADVRSVMSEAGSALMGVGAARGESRVMNAALQAINSPLLEATMEGATGVLLSVAGGYDLGLMEVNEAASVVQEMADEDVNLIFGTIIDDNLGDEVRVTVIATGFDATSNALPDFSRKPKEAAKTEETPVDPAVTPAPQDSKEAARHQLNESLPSTDGLFTTSDYNSVREDRRNSPRRYRDSFGLDDDLDVPDFLR encoded by the coding sequence ATGACTTCCCCGAATAATTACCTCGCCGTAATAAAGGTCGTCGGTGTCGGCGGCGGTGGCGTCAATGCGGTAAACCGCATGATCGAAGAGGGTCTAAAGGGCGTTGAATTCATCGCCGTGAATACCGACTCACAGGCGCTGATGTTTTCCGATGCCGATGTAAAACTTGATATTGGGCGTGAAGCCACGCGCGGCCTAGGCGCAGGTGCTAATCCTGAGGTGGGCCGGGCCTCCGCTGAAGATCATAAGGCTGAAATTGAGGAATCCCTCAAAGGTGCCGACATGGTCTTTGTTACTGCCGGTGAAGGTGGTGGCACTGGTACAGGAGCTGCTCCTGTGGTTGCGGGGATAGCCAAGAAAATGGGCGCCCTCACAATCGGGGTAGTTACTCGCCCCTTTAAATTTGAAGGCAAACGACGCACGGAAAATGCCATGGAAGGCATTGAACAACTTCGCGAAGTTTGCGATACCGTCATCGTGATCCCTAATGATCGTTTGCTCCAACTGGGCGATTCTTCGCTTTCTATGATGGAAGCTTTCCGCGCTGCCGATGAAGTATTACATAACGGCGTGCAAGGTATCACTGATCTGATTACCACTCCTGGCGTGATCAATGTGGACTTCGCCGATGTTCGCTCAGTTATGTCTGAAGCTGGCTCCGCTTTGATGGGCGTAGGTGCCGCACGCGGTGAATCCAGAGTAATGAATGCTGCCCTACAAGCCATTAACTCTCCACTTTTGGAAGCCACTATGGAAGGCGCCACGGGAGTACTGCTTTCCGTTGCCGGCGGCTATGACCTTGGCCTCATGGAAGTTAATGAAGCTGCTTCTGTAGTTCAAGAAATGGCTGACGAAGATGTAAACCTCATCTTTGGCACCATTATCGACGATAACCTTGGCGATGAAGTTCGCGTAACCGTAATTGCGACTGGCTTTGATGCCACTAGCAATGCGCTGCCAGATTTCTCCCGTAAGCCCAAAGAAGCTGCCAAAACTGAGGAAACTCCGGTAGATCCGGCAGTAACCCCAGCCCCGCAGGACTCCAAAGAAGCAGCACGGCATCAGCTAAACGAGAGCCTGCCATCTACGGATGGGCTTTTTACCACTTCTGATTACAATTCTGTTCGCGAAGATCGTCGCAATAGCCCGCGTCGTTACCGCGATAGCTTTGGTTTAGACGACGATCTCGACGTTCCGGATTTCCTGCGCTAA